The Tachyglossus aculeatus isolate mTacAcu1 chromosome 7, mTacAcu1.pri, whole genome shotgun sequence genome includes a region encoding these proteins:
- the RBBP5 gene encoding retinoblastoma-binding protein 5 isoform X3 has translation MNLELLESFGQNYPEEADGTLDCISMALTCTFNRWGTLLAVGCNDGRIVIWDFLTRGIAKIISAHIHPVCSLCWSRDGHKLVSASTDNIVSQWDVLSGDCDQRFRFPSPILKVQYHPRDQNKVLVCPMKSAPVMLTLSDSKHVVLPVDDDSDLNVVASFDRRGEYIYTGNAKGKILVLKTDTQDLVASFRVTTGTSNTTAIKSIEFARKGSCFLINTADRIIRVYDGREILTCGRDGEPEPMQKLQDLVNRTPWKKCCFSGDGEYIVAGSARQHALYIWEKSIGNLVKILHGTRGELLLDVAWHPVRPIIASISSGVVSIWAQNQVENWSAFAPDFKELDENVEYEERESEFDIEDEDKSEPEQTGADAAEDEEVDVTSVDPIAAFCSSDEELEDSKALLYLPIAPEVEDPEENPYGPPPDAVQTALMEEGVCSEKKRQSSVDGPQPPKKKPKTTNIELQGVPNDEVHPLLGVKGDGKSKKKQAGRPKGSKAGGAISELL, from the exons ATGAACCTCGAGCTGCTCG AGTCCTTTGGGCAGAACTACCCAGAG GAGGCCGATGGGACCCTGGACTGTATCAGCATGGCCCTGACCTGCACGTTCAACAGGTGGGGCACCTTGCTCGCGGTTGGCTGCAACGATGGCCGCATTGTCATCTGGGACTTCTTGACGAGGGGGATAGCGAAAATCATCAGCGCACACATCCACCCCGTCTGTTCTCTGTG CTGGAGCCGAGACGGTCACAAGCTTGTCAGCGCCTCAACTGACAATATCGTGTCCCAGTGGGACGTCTTGTCGGGAGACTGCGATCAGCGCTTTCGGTTCCCCTCACCCATCCTGAAAGTCCAGTATCATCCCCGAGACCA GAACAAGGTGTTGGTCTGTCCCATGAAATCAGCCCCTGTGATGTTAACGCTGTCCGATTCCAAGCACGTGGTCCTCCCTGTGGACGATGACTCCGACCTAAACGTGGTGGCATCGTTTGACAGGCGAGGAGAATACATCTACACCGGCAACGCCAAGGGGAAG ATCTTGGTCCTAAAAACAGATACTCAAGATCTCGTTGCCTCCTTCAGAGTGACAACAGGAACCAGCAACACCACAGCCATAAAGTCAATAGAGTTTGCTCGGAAGGGAAG TTGCTTTTTAATAAACACAGCCGACAGAATAATCAGGGTGTATGATGGAAGAGAAATTTTAACCTGTGGACGAGATGGAGAGCCGGAGCCTATGCAGAAGCTGCAGGATTTAGTCAACAG GACCCCGTGGAAgaagtgctgcttctctggggacggAGAGTACATAGTGGCAGGCTCGGCCCGGCAGCACGCCCTGTACATCTGGGAGAAGAGCATCGGCAACCTGGTGAAGATCCTCCACGGGACCAGAGGAGAGCTCTTGTTGGACGTGGCG TGGCATCCCGTCCGACCTATCATAGCATCCATTTCCAGTGGAGTGGTCTCTATTTGGGCTCAGAATCAAGTG GAAAACTGGAGTGCCTTTGCACCAGACTTTAAAGAGCTGGATGAAAATGTGGAATACGAAGAGAGGGAATCAGAGTTCGATATCGAAGACGAAGATAAGAGCGAGCCAGAACAGACAG GTGCGGATGCGGCAGAGGACGAAGAGGTCGACGTCACTAGTGTAGATCCGATAGCCGCTTTCTGTAGCAG TGACGAGGAGCTGGAGGATTCTAAGGCTTTGTTGTACCTACCCATCGCTCCTGAGGTGGAAGACCCGGAGGAAAATCCCTACGGGCCCCCACCCGACGCAGTGCAGACAGCCCTGATGGAAGAGGGGGTCTGCTCGGAGAAGAAGAGGCAGTCTTCAGTGGATGGACCCCAGCCACCAAAGAAGAAACCCAAAACAACCAACATAGAGCTGCAAGGAGTCCCTAACGACG